One genomic window of Parcubacteria group bacterium includes the following:
- a CDS encoding fibronectin type III domain-containing protein, protein MRLIAQKLIYSPLVIAVLIASGIIGVAVSANNDILIGAKVWKTGMADWGNSITLEPGQEFKITHYAVNAGASIVTSVRLVDEPGSNTAYIDDSTYQLAPDGVTWNALADDNTSFFDGLGLNIGILAPFDFKNYKYTVKVADFVPQGTSSLAWSGPTLYFTDANGATSKASMETNTVTIANVPAISSFSVNTNTYKLGDVITATASGTAGKAARVEIGSISFPLGGSGANYSGTYVVQAGDSAAGTPRVFFANNGANTGSYRDAASSAAIDGVAPPAPANLTASVNSGTLVATLTWTASSPETDVTQYNVYSNNGSGFVNYAAPVAVVPVGANQHVTPPLSADSLYIFAVRSQDAVGNIEQNASTASAATDFTAPDAPDSLVRPTTLNSTVVRFGPSNSLQFVWAPSLSADVSRYRVEIDDNPDFSSIIASLETAGALTSLSATSTMVALPDGVYSWRVSAIDDAGNVSTPQTAPNNTFEIDTANPGAAYGSPSSGNHIAGSFTATGTASDAGTHMPVNGSTTGLSKVEVFLQNFSPTPKEYWNGSAWVAAQTWLTATSADDFLTWSYNFTPTITDGDTYITGSRSTDEAGNTADSALVMLTGNTSSPNVNITAPANGSYQASAVTVAGTASDPGGTIIAGASVSIQRSSDLQYWNGAAWSAGAAWNAAGTADNFANWTYNFTPDGSTPEAVVYTITARAIDGVFGAPNTGTSSAVTTIKDTTAPAVAITSPLAANSPFNAASWDAANPIAGTAADSGAGVASVEVAVRDSSGNYWNGTDWTSLTAVWFSATSLDSFATWKYLNAGSDFIPDKDDDFTVYARATDNAISAPNTSTAVSESITYDTAAPVIANVVVTNSTMHNITTLIKNGDVFILSAVITDALQAGMALSDITADLTAITGNPSDISVAPTSYNTSTGEAVWNFASAAGTSNQNLGVSITATDPAGNAALFTNNAVIVADNTAPAIAAAALEAPSAPGIAWPGGSTQNITWTSSDITDTNLAANPITLEYSIDGSNWNLIAANEANDGTHSWAVPSINSNTVLVRITAVDQVNNTSNDTSDNQFTIDSAAPAVPANALTAPNGGEAWIAGTNRTITWNNAAITDNFNLAANPITLEYTTDGLAWNPIAGNVANDGAYAWTAPLIDFTAVKVRITAADAAGNAANDQSDANFAIGLPPVVVQARAMSDTLIEVEWDKSLASAGAFANYTATGTTATAAVISGGNDKIVNLTVNGLNNTGFTAADLAISAGTVIDTFNFVNEAAAGESIIDRQAPITDIANSYPNSDQLIVDYSPKIRIAISEAPDLGSTVFKYDAGAQAPVYNAGTGMLEFDIAATLAPGQHSITLDLVDVAGNAETTQTWNFWIDQLEVTVTANPVVYTFNGNVFDESDGTEQQTVSISSWGAGYTIYARFNPDFGDGFGNTIADVDIKQDSQGWSDKIDLAGAALVSIVNVPKPAIPYGAAPQVDTYTFDVGATIPGIAQPAGDYRGTLEFVVIPEY, encoded by the coding sequence GGAACGCTTTGGCTGATGACAACACGTCATTCTTTGACGGCCTGGGTTTGAATATCGGAATTCTTGCTCCGTTTGATTTTAAGAACTACAAGTACACTGTCAAAGTTGCTGATTTCGTGCCGCAGGGCACGTCCTCGCTCGCGTGGAGCGGGCCAACGCTCTATTTCACAGATGCAAACGGCGCCACAAGCAAGGCGAGCATGGAAACAAATACCGTTACCATCGCCAACGTTCCCGCCATCTCGTCTTTCTCCGTCAACACGAACACCTACAAGCTGGGTGATGTGATCACCGCAACAGCATCCGGCACAGCTGGCAAGGCGGCGCGCGTTGAGATTGGCTCAATCTCATTTCCTCTCGGCGGCAGCGGCGCCAACTACTCCGGAACCTACGTTGTGCAGGCAGGTGATTCGGCTGCCGGAACGCCTCGCGTGTTCTTCGCAAACAACGGCGCCAACACGGGTTCATACCGCGATGCCGCATCAAGCGCGGCTATTGACGGGGTAGCGCCTCCTGCTCCGGCAAACTTGACCGCAAGCGTAAACTCCGGCACTTTGGTTGCGACGCTCACCTGGACCGCATCATCCCCGGAAACAGATGTAACCCAATACAACGTATACTCAAACAACGGTTCAGGTTTTGTCAATTATGCCGCTCCCGTCGCAGTTGTTCCGGTCGGCGCCAACCAGCATGTGACTCCGCCGCTTTCCGCAGATTCGTTGTATATATTTGCAGTCCGCTCCCAGGACGCAGTTGGAAATATTGAGCAGAACGCGAGTACCGCAAGCGCGGCAACGGATTTCACGGCGCCTGATGCGCCTGATTCCCTGGTCCGCCCAACCACGTTGAACTCAACCGTGGTCCGATTCGGGCCGAGCAACTCTTTGCAGTTCGTGTGGGCGCCGTCTTTGTCCGCTGATGTGAGCCGCTACCGCGTTGAAATTGACGACAACCCGGACTTCAGTTCAATCATCGCGAGCCTTGAGACCGCAGGCGCTCTCACGTCTCTCTCTGCCACGTCCACCATGGTTGCACTGCCGGACGGGGTGTACTCCTGGCGCGTGTCCGCGATTGATGACGCGGGCAATGTCTCAACTCCGCAGACCGCGCCCAACAATACATTTGAGATTGACACTGCCAATCCCGGCGCCGCGTACGGATCGCCCTCAAGCGGCAACCACATTGCGGGCAGTTTTACGGCAACCGGAACCGCGTCTGATGCGGGCACGCACATGCCGGTGAACGGCTCAACAACCGGACTATCCAAGGTTGAGGTATTTTTGCAGAACTTCAGCCCAACCCCTAAAGAGTATTGGAACGGTTCCGCATGGGTCGCCGCGCAGACGTGGCTCACTGCAACGAGCGCGGATGATTTTCTCACGTGGAGCTATAATTTTACGCCAACCATCACGGACGGCGATACCTATATCACGGGCAGCCGCTCAACTGATGAGGCGGGCAACACGGCTGACAGCGCCCTGGTTATGCTCACCGGAAACACATCAAGCCCGAACGTGAATATCACGGCTCCGGCAAACGGCTCCTACCAGGCAAGCGCTGTTACGGTGGCAGGTACTGCGTCTGACCCGGGCGGCACAATCATCGCTGGCGCATCGGTTTCCATCCAGCGCTCCAGCGATTTGCAGTACTGGAACGGCGCGGCATGGTCAGCAGGGGCCGCTTGGAACGCGGCGGGAACCGCAGATAATTTCGCAAACTGGACCTACAACTTTACGCCGGACGGGAGTACGCCCGAAGCAGTGGTGTATACCATCACAGCCCGCGCAATTGACGGCGTGTTTGGCGCGCCGAATACAGGCACATCCTCGGCAGTAACCACCATCAAGGACACAACCGCCCCGGCTGTTGCCATCACAAGCCCCTTGGCCGCGAACTCGCCATTCAACGCGGCAAGCTGGGATGCGGCAAATCCGATTGCCGGAACCGCGGCAGATAGCGGAGCCGGCGTCGCAAGCGTGGAGGTTGCCGTCCGGGATTCAAGCGGAAACTATTGGAACGGAACCGACTGGACGTCGCTGACCGCGGTCTGGTTCAGCGCAACTTCACTTGACAGCTTTGCAACCTGGAAGTACCTGAACGCAGGTTCTGACTTTATCCCGGACAAGGATGATGATTTTACGGTGTACGCCCGCGCAACGGATAACGCAATCAGCGCTCCAAACACCAGTACTGCGGTGAGCGAGTCAATAACCTATGACACGGCCGCGCCGGTTATCGCGAATGTTGTTGTCACGAACTCAACCATGCATAATATCACGACGCTCATCAAGAACGGGGACGTATTCATTCTGTCCGCTGTCATCACGGATGCGCTCCAAGCGGGAATGGCTCTATCAGATATTACCGCAGATCTAACAGCCATCACTGGAAACCCGAGCGATATTTCTGTGGCGCCGACGTCCTATAACACCTCAACAGGAGAGGCGGTCTGGAACTTTGCCAGCGCCGCAGGAACCAGCAACCAGAACCTCGGCGTAAGCATCACTGCAACTGACCCTGCGGGAAATGCCGCGCTCTTCACGAACAATGCGGTGATTGTCGCGGATAACACGGCTCCGGCAATCGCGGCGGCCGCGCTTGAGGCTCCGTCAGCGCCAGGAATCGCGTGGCCCGGAGGTTCCACCCAAAACATCACCTGGACGAGCAGCGATATTACGGACACAAATCTCGCGGCCAATCCCATCACCTTGGAGTACTCAATTGACGGCTCAAACTGGAATCTCATCGCCGCAAACGAGGCCAATGACGGCACGCACAGCTGGGCTGTTCCCTCAATCAACTCAAACACGGTTTTAGTCCGCATCACCGCGGTTGACCAAGTCAACAATACATCAAACGACACATCTGATAATCAGTTTACCATTGACTCTGCGGCTCCAGCAGTTCCGGCGAACGCACTCACAGCCCCGAACGGAGGAGAAGCGTGGATAGCCGGGACCAACCGGACTATCACCTGGAACAATGCCGCAATCACGGACAACTTTAACCTGGCAGCCAACCCGATTACCCTGGAATATACGACTGACGGCCTTGCCTGGAACCCCATTGCCGGGAACGTTGCAAATGACGGCGCGTACGCGTGGACCGCGCCGTTAATTGATTTCACTGCAGTCAAAGTCCGCATCACCGCAGCTGATGCGGCGGGAAACGCGGCCAATGATCAGTCGGACGCGAATTTCGCCATCGGCCTTCCTCCTGTTGTTGTGCAGGCGCGCGCAATGAGCGATACCTTGATTGAAGTGGAATGGGACAAGTCCCTTGCCAGCGCAGGCGCGTTTGCCAATTACACCGCCACGGGCACAACCGCAACCGCGGCTGTGATTTCGGGCGGGAACGACAAGATTGTCAATCTCACCGTCAATGGGCTGAACAACACCGGCTTTACGGCGGCGGATCTCGCGATTAGCGCGGGCACGGTTATTGACACCTTTAACTTCGTAAACGAAGCAGCGGCGGGCGAAAGCATTATTGACCGCCAGGCTCCAATTACCGATATCGCAAACTCATATCCGAACAGCGATCAGCTGATTGTTGATTACTCGCCCAAGATACGCATCGCAATCAGCGAGGCTCCGGATTTGGGTTCAACCGTGTTCAAATACGACGCCGGAGCCCAGGCGCCTGTTTACAATGCGGGCACAGGCATGCTTGAGTTTGACATTGCCGCGACTCTTGCTCCGGGCCAGCACTCCATTACCTTGGATTTGGTTGATGTGGCCGGCAATGCGGAAACAACCCAAACGTGGAACTTCTGGATTGACCAGCTTGAGGTTACCGTCACTGCAAATCCGGTTGTGTACACTTTCAACGGCAATGTTTTTGATGAGTCAGACGGGACTGAACAGCAGACCGTGTCAATTTCCAGCTGGGGCGCGGGGTACACGATTTACGCGCGTTTTAACCCTGACTTTGGGGATGGATTTGGCAACACCATTGCTGATGTGGACATCAAGCAGGATTCACAAGGCTGGAGCGATAAAATTGACCTCGCGGGCGCGGCCTTGGTTTCAATCGTGAACGTTCCCAAGCCCGCGATTCCGTACGGAGCGGCACCGCAGGTTGATACGTACACGTTTGACGTAGGCGCCACCATTCCGGGTATTGCGCAACCAGCAGGCGATTACCGCGGTACGCTTGAATTTGTCGTGATTCCTGAATATTAA